AAACGGCTCGCCAGCGCGAGCCGTTGTTATGTCAGCTTGCCGCGTGCGCGGTTTGCACGATCAGGTCGCGATAACCGTTGACGATCACGCTGTACGAGAAGTACGCAAACAGCAGCGCCGACAGCACGTGACAGGCGCGCAGCAAACCGGTGCCGGCGCGTTTGCGTCCGTGGCTGCCGAGTCCGCAGATAAAGATCGTCCAGCACAGACCGCCGAGAAAAAATCCGCCGAGAAATACCGGCGCGGTCGTCACGCTGGTGGCGCCCGCTTTCGCGATCAGCGCGCCGCCGACCGCGGCGAACCACAGAATCGCCGATGGCGATGACACGGCCAGCAGGACGCCGCGCAAGAAACCGCGCCACGCGGACAGATGCGGCGCATTGGCGTCCGCCTCGCCGGCCACTGCCGGCGCGGTCGCCGGGAACATCGCTTCACGCGTCATTTTCCAGGTCAGGAAAAGCAGGATCGCCGCGCCGCCGATCCACACCACCCAGCGTACCGATTCGAACTGCAGCAACGCGGCCATGCCCGCGAGCGCGAGCGCCGCGTAGATCAGATCGCCGAAGCACGAACCGAGGCCGAGCCAGAAGCCCGGTTTGAAGCCATGCGAGAGCGTCAGGGAAATGATGGCGACGTTCACGAGACCGATATCGAGGCACAGCGACAACGACAGAAAAAATCCATCCGACATCATTGAAAAGGCATGCATCCGCGCAACTGCTCCGATAGCTTTGTTATTTCAGTTTTGTTGTACGGCTTGCCTCAGAGGCCCAACTCGTTCCACAAGGTGTCGATGCGCTGTTTGACCGCGTCGTCCATCACGATGG
The nucleotide sequence above comes from Paraburkholderia sp. FT54. Encoded proteins:
- a CDS encoding LysE family transporter; the encoded protein is MHAFSMMSDGFFLSLSLCLDIGLVNVAIISLTLSHGFKPGFWLGLGSCFGDLIYAALALAGMAALLQFESVRWVVWIGGAAILLFLTWKMTREAMFPATAPAVAGEADANAPHLSAWRGFLRGVLLAVSSPSAILWFAAVGGALIAKAGATSVTTAPVFLGGFFLGGLCWTIFICGLGSHGRKRAGTGLLRACHVLSALLFAYFSYSVIVNGYRDLIVQTAHAAS